The window CACTTCCGCGTGGAGGCTCTGGCCGTGGGCGTCCATGGTCACGATGGCAACGAAGTTCTTCACCTCAAGGTGCCACATCGCTTCCGGGGTGCCGAATTCGAGCAGATGCACCCCCCTCACCTTCTCGACGCAACGGGCGTAATACTGCGCCGCGCCACCGATGGCATTCAAATAAACCGCGCCGTGCTCTTTCAGGGCAGCGAGCGTCTTCGCCCCCATGCCGCCTTTACCGATCACGGCACGGATGCCGAATTTCTTGATGATCTCGCCCTGGTAGGGCTCTTCGCGCATGCTGGTGGTCGGTCCCGCCGCCTTGATCGTCCAACGGTCACCCTCTTTGAGCGCCACCGGCCCGCAGTGATAGAGAATTTGCCCCTGCAAGTCCACCGGCGCGGGATTTTTCATCAAGTGCGAGTGGACGGCATCGCGCCCGGTGAACATATCGCCGCTGATGAGCACAACGTCGCCCACCTTCAAGCTGCGAATCTCGGCCTCGCTGAGGGGCGCTTCCAGGGCCACTTCTCTCCCGGTCAGGGGAAAACCTTCGCCGGCCGCCATTTTCTCCACCGGCCGGTGCGGGTCGCGGTAGAGCCAGCGCACGATGGCACCGCTTTCGGCGTCGAGCACAACGCCCAGGCGACGGAAAGCCCAACAATCATACGCCACCGAAACAAAGAAGCTTGCTGGCAGGCGGTTGACGGCGGCGATCTTGCAGCCGATGAGAGAAGCCTTGCCGCCAAACCCCATCGTCCCGACGCCGAGCTGGTTTGCTCCGCTCTCAGAAGCCATGATTTCCGCTTCGAGTTTGGCTAGAACCGGATTCGGGTTCGTGTCATCGAGCGGACGGAAGAGCTGCAACTTGGCGTGGTGGTAGCCCGCCGTGCGGTCACCGCCGATGCAGACGCCCACCGCGCCGGGGCTGCAGCCCTGCCCCTGCGCTTGCCAGACCGCGTGCAGGATGCACTTGCGCACCCCTTCCAGGTCGCGGTCGGCGCGGCCAAGATGCTCGAGCGTGCAGGGGAGCGAATACTGCGCGTTCATGTTCTCGCAGCCACCGCCCTTGAGCAGCAGCCTCACCTCAATCTCATTCTTCTCCCATTGCTCGAAGTGGATGACCGGCATCCCCGGTCCCAGGTTGTTGCCGGTATTTTTGCCGGTAAGCGAATCCACCGAGTTCGGCCGCAGGACGCCGCGGCGGGTGGCTTCCGCCAGCGCGGCTTCGATGGCCCGGCGCATCTCGATCTGGTTGGCCCCCGCGGGCGTCCTGATTTCAAAAGTCGGCCAGCCGGTATCCTGGCAAATGGCGCCCTCGCCCTCCTCGGCCATGTCAATGTTCGACGCAATGATGGCCAGCGCCTGGGCCGATTGCGTATTCGGCGTTTCCTGGCCGATGGCATCCTTCATGGCAGCGCGGACGTCCGGCGGAAGGTTGGTCGAGGTTTGGGTGATCAGGGCAAGCATGCTGTCTTGAAAAAATTCCATCAGAGAACTCCTTGAGCTAGACGAGGCCACCTCGCAGGGGGATCGGGCTGCAGCCCGATACCGCAACTCGGCACAAAAATTATCCTACGCCAAATCGGGCGCGGCAGGTAGCGCCCCCCTCAGTAGGACAGGCATTCTTGCCTGTCATCGAGTTGGATTGAAAAGCCGACAGGCGTGGACGCCTGTCCCACAGGCAAGCCTGGGACGCCTACTAGTCCGGCAACGGCACGACGGAAAGACTGCCGTCGGTGTCATTGACCGTGATGGCTAGCGCGCGGTTTGGATCCAGCGCCAGGGCCACTGGCCGCTGGCCTACCGCCAGAGCGGTCAGAAAACCTGAGCCATCGAGTCGCAGCAACGCGAGCTGGTGGGCGGCCGAGCCGGGAAGGTTCCCGCCGGTTACAGCGATGACCGCGGTGTTGGTGCGGAAGTGAATCGCCACCGTCCCCGGGGTGAACGACAGCGGAACGGTTGTCGTCGCGCCAGCCGATGAAATGATGGTTGCCGTCCGCGCGGTGGCGCTCGTGACCACGACCACCCCGGTCGTTCGGTTCACGGCCACTCCGACCGGACCGGCGCCAACCGCGATCGGCGCCCCAAGAGCGCCGCTGCTCAACCCGACCGCGACCACCGCGTTCGTGTTCCCCAGCGCCACCCAGGCCGTATTGCGCACTGAATCCACCGCCAACCCGTTCGGGACAGGCTGTCCCGGCAACCCGAGCGTGTTTACGATGCCCGTGTTCAGATCCACTATCGAGAGAGAAGAGTTGGCGGCATGAGCCGCAACGGCGGCATTGGTCTGCTGGTTGACAGCCAAGCCAGTGATCGGCTGGCTGAGCGTCACCGTCCGGACGAGCGGTGTGGCGGCGGAAGGATCGAGAACGAACAGCCGGTTGCCGGCAGCTTCAGCGGCGACCAGGGTTCCGGCCACTGGATTGGCGGCAAGCAATCCGGGAGCCGCCGGCACCCCGCCCACCGGGGTCAAAGCGTTGGAGAGCGAGGTCAGGTCAATCCGCTTCACATCGCTATCCGTCGTGTTGGTCAGATAGGCGACCCCGGCGGCCGGATCAATTGTCGCCGCGCGCGGACCCGTGATGGCGCTGTAGGCAGGCACGGCAATGCGCAGGCGGAGGACGCCGGAGACTTCCGGGGTTGCATTCTGGGTTTGTACCGGCGCGCTCAGCACCGATGGAAAATCGGTGACCGCCACCGGCGGCGTAACATCCAGAATCGTCGGCACGGGCCCGCCGCCGATCGTGCGTCGGGTGGCGGCAAAGGATCGGCCGGAGATCAGGACGGAAGTATTGCCGTCGAAGCCCGCGCCATTCACCACCGGGCTCGAAGCCGTCGCGGGCGATACCGAAACAGGGTCCATGGTATGAGTCGAGATGCTTCGCATCGGGCCGGCATCGGCAATCTCGATCGCGCTCGCCGCGCCATGAGTCACCACGATGCGATTGGTCGTCACGGCAAAGGCTAAACCAACAATCGGGCCTGACGTCGGGACGTTGGCAAGGATGGGCGAGCCGGCGGTGATGCGCGGATCGACAACCAGCAGGTTATTTCCAGAAGCGACCGCCAGGAGGCCTGTCTGCGGATTGAAGGCGGCCGCGCCGGTGGGGAGGCCGAGAGCGATCGTCCGCACCTCGGCGGTGAGCAGATCCACCACCGCCATCGAATTGCCGCCGGCGTTGGTGATCGCCACGGCATGAGCCGAAGGATCCACGGCCAGTTCCTGCGCCTGGAAACCCGCGCCCAGGGAGAAACTACTGAGCAAACTTCCACTGGCAACGTCCATGGCGAACAGGGTTGCCCGGCCACGCTCGAAGGCCAAAGCCCATTTGAGTTCGGGATCGATGGCCACGGTGTCCACCGCATCGGCGACCGCCGTGCGGCTGAGCACAAGGGAATTGGCCAAATCCACCGTCACCAGAACGCGGTTCGTGGGATCGGCAGCCACCGCTCGATTCAGAGTTGCATCCGCCGCCACTCCCACCGGATTGGTGCGCGGCGGGCCCAGGTCGATCGGCGGGGCCGCCGTCTGACTCACCATGTCCAGCACGCTGAGGGTGCCATCGGCCCGATTCGCCACCACCGCCGCGTTGCTAATTGAGTTCACCGCAACACCGCGCGGGTCAGCCCCAACAGCAAAAGTTGCCGCAACCGCATTCGAAGCCAGATCGACCAGCGCTACCTGATTCTCGGGAGCCGGCCGGCTGACCACCGCCCGTGCCAGATTGGGGTTCACTGCCACCGCATACCCGCTGGGAGCAGCGCCCGTGACCGAGACCCGGGTTGGCGCCGAACCCGAGGGTCGCACCAGAAGGTTCGTCCCGGCCACCCCTCCCCCGCTACCCGGGTTTGTTACCACCACCGAATAGAGTCCGGCCACAGGCACATCGCCGGCCGCAACGCTGATTTCGAGGTGCTGGTCATCTACCAGGGTGGGCGGCTTACTCACCCCGTTGAAGCTGACAAGGCTGCCGGCATGGAAATAGCCGCCAACGATCGAAAGTGTGGTGGCCGTGCCCGCGGTGATGCTTTCCGGGTTAAGCCGGGTGACTACCGGTTTGCCTTCGGCCACGACCAGGGTTTGCGGCGAAGAGTCGCCTCCGCCGGGTG of the Candidatus Acidiferrales bacterium genome contains:
- a CDS encoding fumarate hydratase, whose translation is MEFFQDSMLALITQTSTNLPPDVRAAMKDAIGQETPNTQSAQALAIIASNIDMAEEGEGAICQDTGWPTFEIRTPAGANQIEMRRAIEAALAEATRRGVLRPNSVDSLTGKNTGNNLGPGMPVIHFEQWEKNEIEVRLLLKGGGCENMNAQYSLPCTLEHLGRADRDLEGVRKCILHAVWQAQGQGCSPGAVGVCIGGDRTAGYHHAKLQLFRPLDDTNPNPVLAKLEAEIMASESGANQLGVGTMGFGGKASLIGCKIAAVNRLPASFFVSVAYDCWAFRRLGVVLDAESGAIVRWLYRDPHRPVEKMAAGEGFPLTGREVALEAPLSEAEIRSLKVGDVVLISGDMFTGRDAVHSHLMKNPAPVDLQGQILYHCGPVALKEGDRWTIKAAGPTTSMREEPYQGEIIKKFGIRAVIGKGGMGAKTLAALKEHGAVYLNAIGGAAQYYARCVEKVRGVHLLEFGTPEAMWHLEVKNFVAIVTMDAHGQSLHAEV
- a CDS encoding IPT/TIG domain-containing protein, with amino-acid sequence MHPARRLVLVLFGLLVALAGCGESGKEKDEPPVEINVTINPTTANVGRGQTQAFTATVTGSSNTSVAFTLAGPGSITSSGNTATYTAPDVASVPVGSRASVAASAEADFTKFAVATITIVNPAPTLTAISPAAIVAGSEGFALALTGTNFLSNASVKLNGVAIASQFVSPVRMIASVTANHIVAPGSISVVVSNVAPGGGDSSPQTLVVAEGKPVVTRLNPESITAGTATTLSIVGGYFHAGSLVSFNGVSKPPTLVDDQHLEISVAAGDVPVAGLYSVVVTNPGSGGGVAGTNLLVRPSGSAPTRVSVTGAAPSGYAVAVNPNLARAVVSRPAPENQVALVDLASNAVAATFAVGADPRGVAVNSISNAAVVANRADGTLSVLDMVSQTAAPPIDLGPPRTNPVGVAADATLNRAVAADPTNRVLVTVDLANSLVLSRTAVADAVDTVAIDPELKWALAFERGRATLFAMDVASGSLLSSFSLGAGFQAQELAVDPSAHAVAITNAGGNSMAVVDLLTAEVRTIALGLPTGAAAFNPQTGLLAVASGNNLLVVDPRITAGSPILANVPTSGPIVGLAFAVTTNRIVVTHGAASAIEIADAGPMRSISTHTMDPVSVSPATASSPVVNGAGFDGNTSVLISGRSFAATRRTIGGGPVPTILDVTPPVAVTDFPSVLSAPVQTQNATPEVSGVLRLRIAVPAYSAITGPRAATIDPAAGVAYLTNTTDSDVKRIDLTSLSNALTPVGGVPAAPGLLAANPVAGTLVAAEAAGNRLFVLDPSAATPLVRTVTLSQPITGLAVNQQTNAAVAAHAANSSLSIVDLNTGIVNTLGLPGQPVPNGLAVDSVRNTAWVALGNTNAVVAVGLSSGALGAPIAVGAGPVGVAVNRTTGVVVVTSATARTATIISSAGATTTVPLSFTPGTVAIHFRTNTAVIAVTGGNLPGSAAHQLALLRLDGSGFLTALAVGQRPVALALDPNRALAITVNDTDGSLSVVPLPD